The following proteins come from a genomic window of bacterium:
- a CDS encoding ABC transporter permease has protein sequence MKSNKDEKIFMASQWQLIRWKFLSHKMAVVASIILLIFYGIAALCEFLSPNDPRKRNIAYLNAPPQGIHFIDTNGKFHFRPFVYPMTMTRDPVTYREKYLINYHQRIPIYFFVRGDEYKLWGLFKCSRHLFGTGIASQPIYLLGTDKAGRCLLSRIFYGSRISLTVGLLGIGISFLLGIIIGGISGYYGGWIDRVIQRIIEFIMGIPSLPLWMGLSAALPPYWSMVKIYFGIIIILSLIGWTSLARVVRGKFMALREEDFVMAARLDGASTLRIIFKYLLPSFYSHIIAVMTLAIPGMILGETALSFIGLGLQSPAISWGVLLKDAQNIPAIAHTPWLLSPAIFVLVVVLAFNFVGDGLRDAADPYSRV, from the coding sequence ATGAAATCGAATAAAGACGAAAAAATATTCATGGCTTCCCAGTGGCAGTTAATTCGCTGGAAGTTTTTGAGCCATAAAATGGCAGTGGTGGCTAGTATTATTTTACTCATCTTCTATGGTATAGCAGCTTTGTGTGAGTTTTTATCTCCTAATGACCCACGGAAACGCAATATTGCGTATCTCAATGCCCCGCCACAAGGAATCCATTTTATTGATACGAATGGTAAATTTCATTTTCGACCGTTTGTCTATCCGATGACCATGACTCGAGATCCGGTAACCTATCGAGAAAAATATCTTATCAACTATCACCAGCGAATTCCGATATATTTTTTTGTTCGCGGTGATGAATATAAATTATGGGGATTGTTCAAATGTTCCCGACATTTATTTGGAACTGGGATAGCCTCGCAGCCGATATATCTTTTAGGAACTGATAAAGCCGGAAGATGTTTACTCTCGAGGATATTTTACGGCAGCCGGATTTCGTTAACGGTCGGTCTATTAGGAATTGGTATAAGTTTTTTATTAGGAATAATCATTGGCGGAATTTCAGGATATTATGGCGGATGGATTGACCGTGTCATTCAGCGAATCATCGAGTTTATTATGGGGATTCCGAGTTTACCGTTATGGATGGGATTATCTGCGGCATTACCGCCGTATTGGTCAATGGTAAAAATTTATTTTGGCATTATTATCATTCTTTCGTTGATTGGTTGGACATCGTTAGCGCGAGTGGTACGCGGAAAATTCATGGCGTTACGGGAAGAAGATTTTGTTATGGCAGCTCGATTAGATGGCGCTTCCACACTACGAATTATCTTTAAATATTTACTTCCTTCGTTTTATAGTCATATCATTGCGGTGATGACGTTAGCTATTCCCGGAATGATCCTCGGAGAAACTGCATTAAGTTTCATTGGATTAGGATTACAATCCCCAGCGATTAGCTGGGGGGTATTGCTGAAAGATGCGCAGAATATCCCGGCCATCGCTCATACCCCGTGGTTATTAAGTCCGGCAATATTTGTTTTAGTTGTTGTTCTAGCATTCAATTTTGTTGGTGATGGATTGCGAGATGCTGCTGAT
- a CDS encoding ABC transporter permease, producing MFRYIVRRIVLMVPTLLAISMVSFAVIELPPGDFVTSYVAQLASLGEQVNDDVVAALRERYGLGEPLYVRYAKWFIGILHGDLGQSLLYNKPVSKIILERLPWSVTITVCAFCFVWLIGLPIGVFSATHQYSIRDYIFTFLGFIGISIPGFVLAIILLWLYFINTGKVAIGLFSPEYVSAPWSLAKFIDLLKHLWLPAIILGLHGTAGLIRTIRANLLDELQKPYVMVARAKGLSERKLLYKYPFRIAINPAISTIGWILPALVGGELLISLVLGLPTLAPIMLEALMNQDMFLAGSIVMVLSSLTVIGTLISDLLLAWVDPRIRESV from the coding sequence ATGTTTCGATATATTGTACGCCGAATTGTATTAATGGTCCCGACGTTATTGGCGATATCCATGGTCTCGTTTGCGGTTATTGAGTTGCCACCGGGTGATTTTGTAACTTCATATGTTGCGCAATTAGCTAGTCTAGGAGAACAGGTGAACGATGATGTCGTTGCTGCACTACGGGAACGGTATGGATTAGGGGAACCGTTGTATGTACGGTATGCAAAATGGTTCATCGGAATTCTGCATGGGGATTTAGGGCAATCGTTGTTATACAATAAACCGGTGAGCAAGATTATATTAGAGCGATTACCGTGGAGTGTAACGATAACCGTATGTGCGTTTTGTTTTGTATGGCTCATTGGTTTACCCATCGGAGTTTTTTCGGCAACCCATCAATATTCAATTCGGGATTATATCTTTACGTTTCTCGGATTTATTGGCATTTCAATTCCTGGGTTTGTTTTAGCCATCATTCTATTATGGCTATACTTTATTAATACCGGTAAAGTCGCAATAGGTCTTTTTTCACCGGAATATGTTTCCGCACCATGGAGTTTGGCGAAATTCATCGATTTGCTGAAACATCTCTGGCTACCGGCAATCATATTAGGCTTACATGGGACCGCAGGATTAATTCGAACGATTCGGGCAAATCTACTTGATGAACTGCAAAAACCGTATGTCATGGTTGCCCGAGCTAAAGGGTTATCGGAAAGAAAACTGCTCTATAAATATCCGTTTAGAATAGCAATAAATCCGGCAATTAGTACTATTGGTTGGATACTTCCCGCACTGGTTGGTGGTGAACTACTCATTTCGTTAGTTCTCGGATTACCAACGCTCGCGCCGATTATGCTCGAAGCGCTGATGAATCAGGATATGTTTCTAGCAGGTAGTATTGTAATGGTGTTAAGTTCGTTGACAGTTATCGGAACCTTAATTTCCGATTTATTACTTGCTTGGGTCGATCCACGGATCCGTGAATCGGTATAA
- a CDS encoding ABC transporter substrate-binding protein, which yields MEYKECAEFRKLVQEKKLPPIRERLPEEPFIVTVKEIGHYGGIWRQAHLGVIDLADCLRIIREPLVVYDTSFTCIKPNIVRAWQWNKDITQLVLYLRKGIKWSDGKPFTADDLLFWYEDIALNKELTPIPPSWLKVDGKIGKLEKLDVYTVRWTFPKPNGFFLEHLASVWNLTYAPKHYLQQFHPRYTPLEKIEAMRKKENYDTWSAFFSAKNAQFNNPELPGIEAWISKTKLDAPVHRLERNPYYWKVDQAGNQLPYLDRIDRYFVPSPDAVLLRALSGEIDVQQRRLADMNNYPILVEHQQQGNYRIQLFPTPESNFSTIFFNYHIQDKFLRTLFWNKQFRRALSLAINRDEINQLFFKGTFYPSQNFPGKGTPWYMPEYNNRDIEYNPKEANRILDELGLTKRDREGYRLRPDGKRLFLINDVFASWFLNMEVQDMVKEYWRDIGIQVIPRPVATSLWVTRVAGAQFQLATYMSFNGSYGVDPILQPFVYPISSSSYWGPLWGLWFATDGKAGEEPPPPVKELMVIRDKVRAEPNMDKRIALNKLAFKIRAENLWDIGIVNEPPLSTGRFLVIHNTMRNVPETGLYDGNFIYYHPASWFKINQLKN from the coding sequence ATGGAGTATAAAGAATGTGCAGAATTCCGGAAATTAGTTCAAGAAAAGAAACTTCCCCCAATTCGAGAAAGGTTACCAGAAGAACCGTTTATTGTCACGGTTAAAGAAATCGGACACTACGGCGGAATCTGGCGACAAGCGCATCTCGGCGTGATAGACCTAGCTGATTGTCTTCGAATTATTCGCGAACCACTAGTGGTTTATGATACTTCATTTACCTGTATAAAGCCGAATATCGTTCGCGCCTGGCAATGGAATAAAGATATAACGCAACTGGTACTTTATTTACGGAAGGGAATCAAGTGGAGCGATGGCAAACCGTTTACGGCAGACGATTTATTATTTTGGTATGAAGATATCGCTTTAAATAAGGAATTAACCCCGATTCCGCCATCGTGGTTGAAAGTTGATGGGAAAATCGGTAAACTTGAAAAACTTGATGTGTATACGGTTCGGTGGACGTTCCCGAAACCGAACGGTTTTTTCCTCGAGCATCTTGCTTCAGTTTGGAATCTAACCTATGCACCGAAACATTATTTACAACAGTTTCATCCGCGATATACTCCGCTAGAGAAAATAGAAGCGATGCGAAAAAAAGAGAATTACGATACGTGGTCCGCATTTTTCTCCGCGAAAAATGCGCAATTTAATAATCCAGAATTACCGGGAATTGAAGCGTGGATATCGAAAACGAAACTTGATGCACCGGTTCACCGTTTGGAACGAAATCCGTATTATTGGAAAGTTGACCAAGCTGGCAATCAACTACCATATCTTGACCGAATTGACCGATATTTTGTTCCATCACCTGATGCGGTATTACTCCGTGCATTATCCGGAGAGATTGATGTTCAACAGCGTCGATTAGCCGATATGAATAATTATCCGATCCTGGTTGAACATCAACAACAGGGGAACTATCGCATTCAACTATTTCCAACTCCGGAAAGTAATTTTTCGACGATTTTTTTTAATTATCATATTCAAGATAAATTTTTACGTACTCTTTTTTGGAATAAACAGTTTCGACGTGCGTTGTCGTTAGCGATAAATCGAGACGAAATCAATCAGTTATTTTTTAAAGGAACATTTTATCCTTCTCAAAATTTTCCTGGGAAAGGAACCCCATGGTATATGCCGGAATATAATAATCGTGATATTGAGTATAATCCGAAGGAGGCTAACCGTATTTTAGATGAACTTGGGTTAACCAAGCGCGACCGAGAAGGATATCGGCTTCGACCGGATGGGAAACGATTATTTTTGATTAATGATGTTTTCGCAAGTTGGTTTTTAAATATGGAAGTTCAGGATATGGTTAAAGAATACTGGCGAGATATTGGTATTCAAGTTATTCCTAGACCAGTAGCAACCTCACTGTGGGTGACTCGAGTTGCAGGAGCACAATTTCAATTAGCAACGTATATGTCGTTTAATGGTTCTTATGGCGTTGACCCAATACTTCAACCATTTGTTTATCCAATTAGTTCAAGTTCATATTGGGGTCCGCTCTGGGGACTATGGTTTGCGACTGATGGAAAAGCTGGAGAAGAACCACCACCTCCCGTTAAAGAGTTGATGGTTATCCGGGATAAAGTTCGAGCCGAACCAAATATGGATAAACGGATTGCGTTAAATAAACTCGCATTCAAAATTCGCGCAGAAAATTTATGGGATATCGGTATTGTTAACGAACCACCACTGAGTACGGGACGATTTCTCGTCATTCACAATACGATGCGTAACGTTCCTGAAACCGGCTTATATGACGGTAATTTTATTTATTATCACCCAGCGTCATGGTTTAAAATAAACCAATTAAAAAATTAA
- a CDS encoding DUF4855 domain-containing protein — MFDYREFDKLFGMSVKSISIFFLIQLLTHSAFSAYMPEGDSRAGGIHHLVLFYSLNAPSPGTRSRMPWISADGNTLFFVNGNYGAEEIWYSEKTSGIWKPARKVVELDIPDISEQSPCLTSDGQRIYFTSNRAVGPPYNLDSGRWRIFTATRNASGGWNSPYLVNDDAAPGINVTTLTDGHDFGVFLSRDNQTLYFCSSRSGGYGGYDIWYSKKDVNGKWTAPVNIGSPINSTASEQSGVSVTADELTMYVASNRTDIRIHGSDTWNIYRAVRSSTTQPWSTASVSQVGTISPATTSTSWGVSWPCISSDGNILYYSDKGPYLWQDSIYDIFYSINSGGMWQAPKNIGRAINNLSWSNRNDYLPYVAYLEATTKWVLDTMFDAALYLALSGSPSGQNYATGSTNKVDWLSFIDTIHHPDMQLSMLNQVVGEVKTTLNLSTSYKMKIVMMIPYPNPGVSNFGDVDGDGLTENLSTDSVRLKVVKWYLNELFSRWSTANYSNLDWVALYWMVESGSDASLVRQIADEVHKRGMKFLWIPYYSATGWSTWTSYRFDGVIYQPNYAWMFRTGSPDPNRLSTAAQRARTYTMGIEIELDNRPLTDGINLRTYLDYGNFDREAYIGDCLLGYYQNVDSIKRFCFSSYDSAPYARDAYDNIYHFIKERYPTLLSIGKPYAYSPSPDANYPDISFTKLNDFRYLPDTTTTLRVVGFQNVNPVITFNLQSTQLVQKVYGHFLGGNYSGISFPASMKVEVSTDSTNWQHVGTTSVRPTESGNAISGDMLVTFSPCYAKYVRITLTRNNTWVMIDEIQIYSPVRPVAVELSSFSIE; from the coding sequence ATGTTTGATTATCGGGAATTCGATAAACTGTTCGGTATGTCGGTTAAATCAATTTCAATTTTTTTTCTTATCCAGCTGTTGACCCATTCTGCATTCAGCGCATATATGCCAGAAGGAGATAGTCGTGCTGGTGGAATACATCATCTTGTCCTTTTTTACAGTTTAAATGCTCCTTCTCCGGGCACGAGAAGTCGGATGCCGTGGATATCCGCAGATGGTAATACTCTTTTTTTTGTGAACGGGAATTATGGTGCTGAAGAAATTTGGTATAGTGAAAAAACCAGTGGAATTTGGAAACCAGCTCGGAAAGTGGTAGAGTTAGATATTCCGGATATTTCGGAGCAATCGCCGTGTTTAACTAGTGACGGACAACGAATCTATTTCACATCAAATCGCGCGGTCGGTCCACCGTATAATCTAGATTCCGGCCGATGGAGAATTTTTACTGCAACTCGAAACGCGAGCGGTGGTTGGAATTCGCCATATTTGGTCAATGATGATGCGGCACCTGGGATCAATGTTACCACCCTAACTGATGGCCATGATTTTGGCGTATTTTTATCCCGAGATAACCAGACATTATATTTCTGTTCTTCCCGGTCTGGGGGCTATGGCGGATACGATATCTGGTATTCAAAAAAAGATGTGAATGGAAAATGGACTGCTCCGGTTAATATTGGTTCCCCGATTAATTCTACTGCAAGTGAACAATCCGGCGTTAGTGTTACGGCAGATGAACTAACTATGTACGTTGCGTCGAATCGAACAGATATCCGGATTCATGGGAGTGATACTTGGAACATATATCGCGCGGTACGTTCGAGTACGACTCAGCCATGGTCAACCGCATCGGTATCACAAGTCGGAACCATATCTCCGGCGACTACCTCAACGAGTTGGGGGGTGAGTTGGCCATGTATATCTAGCGATGGGAATATATTATACTATTCTGATAAAGGACCCTATTTATGGCAGGATTCGATTTATGATATTTTTTATTCAATTAATTCCGGCGGCATGTGGCAGGCACCGAAAAATATTGGAAGAGCGATTAACAATCTCAGCTGGAGCAATCGAAACGATTATCTTCCTTATGTTGCTTATCTAGAAGCAACAACGAAATGGGTTTTAGATACGATGTTTGATGCGGCGTTGTATTTAGCTCTCAGTGGTTCTCCTTCCGGTCAAAATTATGCAACGGGGTCAACGAATAAAGTTGATTGGCTTTCATTCATTGATACTATTCATCATCCGGATATGCAGTTATCTATGCTGAATCAAGTTGTCGGCGAAGTTAAAACCACCTTAAATCTATCAACCTCATACAAGATGAAAATTGTAATGATGATTCCATACCCGAATCCCGGGGTGTCCAATTTTGGAGATGTTGATGGTGATGGATTAACTGAAAATCTATCTACAGATTCTGTGCGATTGAAAGTAGTTAAATGGTATTTGAACGAATTGTTTTCCCGATGGTCCACAGCGAATTACTCGAATCTAGATTGGGTCGCATTATATTGGATGGTTGAAAGTGGTAGTGATGCAAGTTTGGTTAGACAAATTGCAGATGAAGTACATAAGCGTGGAATGAAATTTCTTTGGATACCTTACTATAGTGCCACTGGATGGTCTACTTGGACTTCCTATAGATTTGATGGTGTAATATATCAACCGAACTATGCTTGGATGTTTCGTACTGGTAGTCCTGACCCCAATAGATTATCTACTGCTGCGCAACGAGCAAGAACATATACCATGGGAATAGAAATTGAATTAGATAATCGTCCGCTTACCGATGGGATAAATTTACGTACGTATTTAGATTATGGTAATTTCGACCGAGAAGCATATATAGGAGATTGTCTTTTAGGATATTATCAGAATGTTGATTCGATTAAACGGTTCTGTTTTTCTAGTTATGATAGTGCTCCGTATGCGCGTGATGCTTATGATAATATATATCATTTTATCAAAGAAAGATATCCAACGCTCCTTTCCATAGGAAAACCATATGCATATTCTCCTTCACCGGATGCAAATTATCCGGATATCAGTTTTACCAAACTCAATGATTTCCGATATTTACCGGATACTACTACCACATTACGGGTTGTTGGATTTCAGAATGTTAATCCGGTAATCACTTTCAATTTGCAGTCAACGCAATTAGTCCAAAAAGTATACGGCCATTTTTTAGGTGGGAACTATAGTGGTATTAGTTTTCCTGCAAGTATGAAAGTAGAAGTTTCAACTGATAGTACCAATTGGCAGCATGTTGGAACAACCAGCGTGCGACCGACTGAATCAGGAAATGCAATCAGCGGAGATATGTTAGTAACGTTTAGTCCCTGCTATGCGAAGTATGTCAGAATAACGCTCACGAGGAATAATACGTGGGTTATGATAGATGAAATCCAAATATATAGTCCCGTTCGGCCGGTTGCAGTCGAGTTATCCTCCTTTTCCATAGAGTAA
- a CDS encoding Na+:solute symporter, translating into MKLVYLDGLIIAAYFIFVLLVGISFTKKGGKNVGEYFVSGRNLHWWLAGTSMVATTFAADTPLAVTGLVASHGIAGNWLWWNMVFSGILTVFVFARLWRRSEVITDVEFVEARYSGTPASILRGFKAVYLAIPINCIIIGWVNLAMVKILQHTIGIPPIQGLALSLGITLVYSALGGLWSIVITDFIQFWLAMVGAVLLMFFALEKVGGIAGLQTALAATYPNGKNLLNFFPDIDSPWMPLSALVTYLAVTWWASWYPGAEPGGGGYIAQRIFSAKNERHSLLAALWFNIAHYTIRPWPWILVALVAMVLYPNLTDKETGYILAMNDLLPAGLRGLMLAGFFAAYMSTLSTHLNWGASYLINDVYKRFINPNASENHYVLLSRITTIVIAGISVITTLLMNTISGAWKFLIAIGAGTGSVYILRWFWWRINAWSEISAMLAAFIISVSLQFGLGWKVDVPYQFVLMTLTTVIGTTFVWGVVTLLTAPVAQDKLIEFYRRVKPPGWWKPVKQAIPNIQSPDNLPLNLINWLSGCALIYCVLFGLGKLIFGDILFGLTLIIIALFLWLNISRNLKTQFGNE; encoded by the coding sequence ATGAAACTCGTATATCTTGATGGTCTGATTATCGCTGCATATTTTATTTTCGTTTTGCTCGTTGGTATTTCATTTACTAAAAAGGGCGGGAAGAATGTCGGTGAATATTTCGTTTCCGGAAGAAATCTGCATTGGTGGCTAGCTGGAACTTCAATGGTTGCAACTACGTTCGCTGCGGATACACCATTAGCGGTAACCGGATTGGTTGCAAGTCATGGGATTGCTGGAAACTGGCTCTGGTGGAATATGGTGTTCAGCGGAATATTAACCGTATTCGTTTTCGCACGATTATGGCGGCGCAGTGAAGTTATCACTGATGTAGAATTCGTTGAAGCGCGATATTCGGGTACTCCTGCAAGTATCCTTCGCGGATTTAAAGCGGTTTATCTAGCGATTCCGATCAATTGTATTATCATCGGTTGGGTAAATTTAGCTATGGTAAAAATTTTACAGCATACCATTGGAATTCCACCAATTCAAGGATTAGCGTTGAGTCTAGGTATCACCTTGGTTTATTCAGCGCTTGGCGGATTATGGAGTATCGTTATAACGGATTTCATTCAATTTTGGTTAGCGATGGTAGGTGCGGTGCTGTTAATGTTTTTTGCATTAGAGAAAGTTGGCGGTATTGCCGGATTACAAACTGCATTAGCAGCCACCTATCCTAATGGAAAAAATCTGTTAAATTTCTTCCCTGATATTGATTCACCTTGGATGCCATTATCTGCACTGGTTACATATCTAGCGGTGACCTGGTGGGCATCATGGTATCCCGGCGCAGAACCCGGTGGTGGCGGATATATTGCCCAGCGGATTTTTTCCGCAAAAAATGAACGGCATTCGCTATTAGCAGCATTATGGTTCAATATAGCACATTATACCATCCGACCTTGGCCTTGGATTTTAGTCGCATTAGTTGCAATGGTATTATATCCAAATTTAACGGATAAAGAAACCGGCTACATTCTAGCAATGAATGATTTACTCCCAGCAGGATTGCGCGGATTGATGCTCGCTGGATTTTTCGCCGCATATATGTCAACGTTATCAACCCATCTCAATTGGGGGGCATCCTATCTCATTAACGATGTCTATAAACGGTTCATCAATCCAAATGCTTCAGAGAACCATTATGTTTTACTCTCTCGAATTACAACCATTGTAATTGCCGGAATTAGTGTTATAACCACCCTGTTGATGAATACTATTTCCGGCGCATGGAAATTCCTTATAGCTATCGGCGCGGGAACCGGGTCGGTATATATCCTTCGCTGGTTCTGGTGGCGGATTAACGCGTGGTCTGAAATTTCAGCTATGCTAGCAGCTTTTATTATTTCCGTTTCACTCCAATTTGGCTTAGGATGGAAGGTTGATGTACCATACCAATTTGTTCTCATGACGTTAACTACCGTTATTGGCACTACATTCGTTTGGGGGGTAGTAACCCTATTGACTGCTCCGGTTGCACAAGATAAACTTATCGAATTTTATCGCAGAGTGAAACCACCTGGATGGTGGAAGCCGGTCAAACAAGCTATACCGAATATCCAATCGCCGGATAATTTGCCGTTAAATTTGATTAACTGGTTAAGCGGATGTGCGCTCATTTATTGCGTGCTTTTCGGACTGGGTAAGCTCATTTTCGGAGATATCCTATTTGGGTTAACCCTAATTATTATCGCGCTGTTCCTTTGGTTGAACATATCGCGCAATTTAAAAACCCAATTCGGAAACGAATAA
- a CDS encoding DegT/DnrJ/EryC1/StrS family aminotransferase — protein MDTLERLAINGGEKVRIKPFPTVNDQSGRWIGEEEKQFVMEVLESGHLFGVGGKFVTQFERAFAEYYGIKSAVSSSSGTAALHIALGALEVGPGDEIITTPITDMGTVIAILLCNAIPIFADVDPLTGNLSPQSIEKYISQKTKGIIAVHLFGQPCDMDAILAIADKYHLWVVEDCCQAHAAEYKGKKVGTFGIMGCFSFQQSKQITTGDGGMTISNDEQLGYRAKLFSDKGWPRDKSGRGHLFLAPNYRMTELQAAVGLAQLYKLDAIVATRRKTAEQLTSLIRNIPGVNPPKMLEVVNPSYWMYSFTVDEQELGVSSQEFQQALAAEGIPVTLGYIPKLIFEYDVIKEQKTYGKTHCPFDCERTNKGAGRYRAEDYPNALWSLKHWLCISWNEGISESDVQDIATAIRKVATVLSKSHKSKDDCQIKS, from the coding sequence ATGGATACATTAGAACGATTGGCAATTAATGGTGGAGAAAAAGTGAGAATAAAACCTTTTCCAACGGTAAACGATCAATCCGGCCGGTGGATCGGAGAAGAAGAAAAACAGTTTGTGATGGAAGTTCTTGAAAGTGGTCATTTGTTTGGAGTCGGTGGAAAATTTGTCACCCAATTTGAACGAGCCTTTGCTGAATATTACGGGATAAAATCCGCAGTAAGTTCAAGTTCAGGAACCGCTGCACTTCATATAGCACTCGGTGCTTTAGAGGTGGGACCGGGCGATGAAATTATCACCACGCCGATAACCGATATGGGAACGGTGATCGCTATATTATTATGTAATGCGATACCGATTTTTGCTGATGTTGACCCGTTAACCGGTAATCTTTCACCGCAGTCAATTGAAAAATATATCTCGCAAAAGACAAAAGGAATCATCGCTGTGCATTTATTTGGTCAGCCGTGCGATATGGATGCGATATTAGCGATAGCGGATAAATATCATCTCTGGGTAGTAGAAGATTGCTGTCAGGCGCATGCTGCTGAGTATAAAGGGAAAAAAGTCGGAACGTTCGGTATTATGGGTTGTTTTTCGTTTCAGCAATCGAAACAAATAACGACCGGTGATGGCGGAATGACAATCAGCAATGATGAACAACTCGGATACCGCGCGAAATTATTTTCGGATAAAGGATGGCCGCGAGATAAATCCGGTCGCGGTCATTTATTTTTAGCACCGAATTATCGAATGACCGAATTACAAGCGGCAGTGGGATTAGCGCAGTTGTATAAACTGGATGCTATCGTTGCTACCCGGCGGAAAACAGCAGAACAACTAACTAGTCTGATTCGTAATATTCCTGGGGTCAATCCACCAAAAATGCTTGAAGTCGTTAACCCCAGCTACTGGATGTATTCGTTTACGGTAGATGAACAAGAATTAGGTGTCAGTAGTCAGGAGTTTCAGCAGGCGCTAGCAGCGGAAGGAATCCCGGTTACGTTAGGTTATATTCCGAAGTTAATCTTCGAATATGACGTTATTAAGGAACAGAAAACGTATGGGAAAACCCATTGTCCATTTGATTGCGAAAGAACGAACAAAGGAGCAGGTCGGTATAGGGCGGAAGATTATCCAAATGCGCTCTGGTCGCTCAAGCATTGGTTATGTATAAGTTGGAATGAAGGAATAAGCGAATCGGATGTTCAAGATATTGCAACCGCAATAAGGAAAGTAGCAACGGTATTGAGTAAATCCCATAAATCAAAAGATGACTGTCAAATAAAAAGTTAA
- a CDS encoding phosphodiester glycosidase family protein has translation MKLAQKTIQSLAGPVVIHWITLDLKKLIQKEISIFPVIANVPNTLKKMEQIAAAFRRIKNVSLNGIRGEETNDTVLIISRNKGVPNIWKPLSIRGKTILSFDAIEFIVITNLVQEKRLWMHKGYRRWFEVAPVKDECERQIVMQVSNQRRLYYSIPRTATPFKFSEEFKENQLALYNDGWFPVIPTLMPIGYTNSFATLPELCETAKANAGINAGYFLNMPEELDSIHGVMNDPVGFLMIDGTILIPPTFTRSCLLINTRGEVFIHRVSMKDIEIKINNCNIRSATIYTRTYGTTTPNDANKTELVITEQEVVELNEEPGTTIPQNGFVLSYDKNSPELDQILAGLSVSRKVEYTLKLPRRFGTMLHGIAAGPQLVDQGRLIPAYFFEQEPPREEFRAKLWAPTRFTHTVTDEKSRAPRSAIGITTKHQLILLTVDDDRNIERPGNKRYSIGATLRELAEIMLDLDCYAALNFDGGGSSTLWYNGEVVNRPSDGFPRVISTAVVVKK, from the coding sequence ATGAAATTAGCGCAGAAAACTATTCAATCACTTGCGGGTCCGGTAGTAATCCACTGGATTACATTAGACCTAAAAAAACTCATTCAGAAAGAAATTTCGATATTCCCGGTCATAGCTAATGTTCCGAACACCCTTAAAAAAATGGAACAAATTGCCGCTGCATTCCGACGAATTAAAAATGTTAGCTTGAACGGTATCCGGGGCGAAGAAACGAATGATACAGTATTAATTATCAGTCGCAATAAAGGAGTGCCTAATATCTGGAAACCGTTATCCATCAGAGGGAAAACCATTTTATCCTTTGATGCAATAGAATTTATCGTTATAACCAATTTGGTTCAGGAAAAACGACTCTGGATGCATAAGGGATATCGACGCTGGTTCGAGGTTGCCCCGGTTAAAGATGAATGCGAACGACAGATAGTAATGCAGGTGAGCAATCAGCGTAGATTGTATTATTCAATACCACGAACCGCGACTCCATTTAAATTTTCTGAAGAGTTCAAAGAAAATCAGTTGGCGTTATATAACGATGGTTGGTTTCCGGTTATTCCTACCTTAATGCCTATTGGATATACAAACAGTTTTGCCACGCTACCGGAACTTTGTGAAACAGCTAAGGCTAATGCTGGGATTAATGCCGGCTATTTTTTGAATATGCCGGAAGAATTGGATAGTATCCATGGTGTTATGAATGATCCGGTTGGATTCTTAATGATAGACGGCACTATTCTGATTCCGCCAACATTTACTCGTAGTTGTCTCTTAATTAATACTCGAGGGGAAGTATTTATCCATCGGGTTTCGATGAAAGATATCGAAATTAAAATTAATAATTGTAACATTCGCTCAGCAACCATCTATACACGAACGTATGGTACCACCACCCCGAATGATGCGAATAAAACGGAATTAGTCATAACCGAACAAGAAGTTGTTGAACTCAATGAAGAACCGGGAACGACCATACCACAAAATGGATTTGTTCTTTCATACGATAAAAATAGTCCGGAATTAGACCAGATTCTTGCCGGATTATCCGTCAGTCGGAAAGTAGAATATACCTTAAAATTACCGAGAAGATTCGGGACAATGTTACATGGAATTGCTGCTGGACCACAGCTGGTTGACCAAGGAAGACTTATACCTGCCTATTTTTTTGAACAGGAACCGCCTAGGGAAGAGTTTCGTGCAAAACTATGGGCACCAACACGATTTACCCATACGGTTACCGATGAGAAATCGCGTGCGCCCCGGTCTGCAATCGGAATAACCACCAAGCATCAACTGATTTTATTGACGGTTGATGACGACCGAAATATTGAAAGACCAGGTAATAAACGGTATAGTATTGGTGCAACATTGAGGGAACTTGCTGAAATTATGTTAGATTTAGATTGTTATGCTGCGCTTAATTTCGATGGTGGAGGGTCTTCAACCTTATGGTATAATGGAGAGGTTGTTAATCGACCATCAGATGGTTTCCCTCGGGTTATTTCAACCGCAGTTGTGGTTAAAAAATAA